The following nucleotide sequence is from Corylus avellana chromosome ca7, CavTom2PMs-1.0.
TAGGCCTGGTTGAAAAATAATTCAATCACATACTAGTGATCTATCATTAAGATTGTCTCcaaattttttagtattttacaCATCTTATAATATATGCATGATCggtaagaaaatttaaaatcagTTATATAGCTGAGACAGCACCAGTTTGAAGTTAGGAAGGAGTCACAACAGAACCATCTATAGAATACTTTTCGATCATTGTACTCTGTTTTTGGGTTGAAACTTTCAGATTAGGCTTATTTACAGATGTTCTGGCTTTCACAAACAAATCTACCTGTGCAGAAGTCTTCAcggatatttttcttttcatatcatGTGGTATTCTAGTCATTTATGGTATATTAATTGATGtcaaacaaaatctttcaattctAAAATAACAGGGTCCAATGGTTAACTTGCTGATTTATGATTCTTGtgtttctccctctctctccaaCAGATTGTCAGCAAATGGAGTTCAAGTTGGCAACCAGCTGAGGTGCATTTCATGTGACTCCACTACTAAAGATCAAGTTTGACTTTGTTACATTTTCTGTAGAgcatgtgtttttgtgtttgaccATAATATGCTTAATTTGATGAGCACAAGCATATGCACCTGCCCACACACTCACTCAAGCACGCATAAACGGACACATTATTACTGTGTTTCATTAGTCTTTTAAACATGTAGGAATCAGTTTCTGGAGCCATTTAAGCTGATTCTGAATGACCTGTTTCTGAACTATGTGTTTTTGCCTGTGTCTGACAATAATTGAGCAGTTGAACTCtactctctctctatctctctgaGACTGCCACCTGCTTTTAATCATCCTAGTGCTGACTCTTCTGCCTTGTTTACTGGTACTATTGAAAAGGCCATGTATGGTCTTCATCATTTCACATAACTTCCACACTGCAGTTGGTGTGACCTATCCGGAATGCAATCATCAAAATCATATTCAAAAGTTGTGCATATTTGGTCTTAAGATTCATCTGTTTCCCTATCTTAGCAATTACTTAAATTTCCTTTGGTAATTTGTGCTCATGACTTTTGAGATTGTGTTCTGATGGAGAATAACAACTTCTATTTAACCATGCCAAGTCAGGCGGCGGTCAGCTGTTGAGAGCACTCCATCCCAACAGATGGAAATGTCCATGTTACAGCAAGTGGTTCCACAGCAAGAAAATTATACACAAAGTCGGGCAGTTGCTCTTCACAATGTAGAATCCACTATTTCGGAACTCAGTGGGATCTTTACGAATTTGGCTACAATGGTTGCACAGCAAGGGGAATTGGCAATCAGGTTTTACTCTTTAGCTTCAATGTGTGATGTCTGCAATTTTCATCTTATTGTTGTAAAGTTTTCAATTATACATTATTCGGTTGGATTTCAGAAGTCCTGTAGTATTTGATCTCCTTGATTGATATGAGCAGGATTGATGATAACATGGATGAGTCATTGGCAAACGTTGAAGGTGCTCGCAATGCTCTATTGAGGTATCTTAACCAAATATCATCAAATAGGTGGCTTATGATAAAGATATTTGccattttgatatttttccttgtgttcttcattttctttgtggCCTAAATGTCATTACTGAGATCCACCAATCTAGTTCTTGCTGCATGGGGTATTCAGGCTTCTCCCTGTCTGTCCATCAGATAACTTCTGAGGGAATACGTTACCTTATGTGGGAATAAGTAGGACTCACTTTTGTGTAAATTTATTGGGCATTCCCATTTTACAATTTTTACCCATATCTTGTTGAAGCTTGTAGTGATCTCtagagaaacatatatataggaatatTTGTTTGTGTTGTGTATGAATCAGATGATTGAGCTTGAAATTGTATATGTGACTGATGTTATATTGATACCAAGTTTTGTAATATCATCTTGATACGTGAGCACCACTTTTTCGTTGTTTCTTTCTTAAGGGTCAAGTGTCTGTGATGTTCTCTTCATAAAAACGAGTGCATAAGAATCTAACTGTCTTCTTTCCATTCTGAGAATTGTGTCAATTTACATGCAGATGTATCCTGATACAAATGATTTTAATAATAGTATGTGTAGGGAAATTTAGATGTTAAACCCTTAAACTTGCTTAATGAATAATCTGCAAGTTTGGATCCTCTATGAGGTCAGCCCTTAAGATGTCCAGGGTGGCGGTGGGCAATGACTTGGCACCATTAGGTGAAACTTTAGCATCTCAACtttatgaaagaaaaggaagcataGCAGGAAAAACTCTTCCAATCCTCTGGTAGTTCCCACATAGCGATCTTTAGTGACTTACTTCACTTGAGTCTTGTAGCCTGGCAGGGGCAAAACTAGAATTTAAagtttgggaaaattacagtttaccctcccaaagttgacagcattttttaattcgaacaccgaagtttcaatttttgcaatctacggCTGTGAGATCCGCCTACCTATTGTGTGCAATTCGGACAGGGGATCCCAATCCTTCAATCTTCCTTCAAATTTTCTAACAGTTTGATTTGATGATCTCTTATTAGTTTCTCGCCTACAAGATTAATCCCAATTATGGCTTACTATAATCCACTGTCCGAACTTTATCTAGACTCAAGTTGCAGTTGATATATGCTTTAGTGAGCTTATATTTctaatctcttttatttttaaccttaaaaatcaaatgaaattgaatATTATTGATCTTTTGGTGTTGTTGCTATATTTATGCAGACCATATCCGAGTCTTTTTATAGAAACTAGAatattaaatgcaaaattactaTAAATAGAATTGAGGATATGAAGTAGAAATCAACCCACATTGGCATGCTGTATCATTTAAGCATACTATTCCAAGTATCTAACTGATAATGGAGGAATCCACTAACATATTTGCTGCAGACTTTTCGAAAAGAATAATCTTTTTCATAGAATACCTTGTGCTTATCTTCTATTGTTCCCCACAAGTACTAGTGGAGAAAGGAAGGGGAAAGAAAAACGTGGTAGACAAGCCAGCATGCATGACTTTGACTGCCTCTTTGATGCCATAGGCTACgtgaaaataatatatgttgtgCTGAAGGGGGGATTATTAATTCATAAGTAGCCTCTGCTAGAGATTGGATAGAACCCTAAGCCatgtttgtttttgggtttattttctgAAGCATAAGTAACAggttttcaccatcttcaagcAGTGAAAAGCACAGGTAAAAACtcagacccaaaaaaaaaaaattgaagtatttAAGATTGGATAATGATTGGAGCACATATTACTGAATTTTTGGAGTTCTGTAAAATATAATGCATTACTCGTCACCGCACAGTTAAAAAGACTCCATAACAGAATATAGTTGCTAGAATGATGAATAGAATACTACTGAAAAATGTGAGATGTGTTAGATTAAATATAGATTGCCAAAGAGTTTTGGACTAATAAGGAAGTTAATTATCGTCACCAACTGATCTTCATCTGCAGCAATTGATTTCAATGTTCCAGGGTCAGGTACACCAGTTGATTAAtcagttttgaaaatattttgttgtcATGCATACGTTCACGTGAAAAATGGAGAGCCAACTTAAGGAAGGATAATCTTCATTTGCTcattcaaaagaagaagaagataaccTTAGCTTACAGTTACTGGTAACTGCATAGACATAAACTGAAAAGCGGGATATAAAGGTGAAAGATGATTTTATACGTAAAGagcagaaaaaggaaaaagtaaagaAGACCCAACTCTTTTATCCTTTGCAACATATATAAGATAAACACTTTTCTGTGTTATTAAGCATCTTTATTTAAACGAAATTTCTAAAAGAGTTAAAAGTTAAGTGGTCCTCAAATTTTGTTGTCTCATAAAGCAGTTCCAATGCCTGCTGACAATCCCATGTCAAATTGCTCTGACTTTACTCCATCGATCTCCATGATCCCATTTTCCATGCCCTTGGTGAGCCTATCCAGCCCCCTACACAAAAAGAGTGAAGCTCTGAATACGTCCTTTTCTTTGGTAATTAGTTAGAAGTGTCCAACAAAAGCATGCTTGTAAAAAATACTAGAATATAGCTTCAAGTGTTTCAGCTCTTCGCAATCAGATAGACAATTGTAAGAGGTTTTTTATAGGCCTACATTTTTCGAGCAAAGTATTCGGACTGTTCAAACACCTATTCGGACCGGTAAGCTCCATTAGAAGTTCTCACAATTGTGGTTGGACAATAAAGTGCAATTCAGGCAAATGATTGCAGCCAATCTTTATTCCATTTTAACTCATTAGGCCCACATAGTGTAAATAGTTCTCTCTTAAATTCTTTTGAGTTAAATCTTGTTAGGATGATTGActaatttaatttcttcaatCTTGGCCCAAAagattggttttttatttttatttttaaaaaagaaaaggtgttTCTCATTAATCAgttcattttttgaaaaatatgaactttcattgatgaaatttcatgagcataaaTAATTAGGATGAGAGAGAGGTTACGGTAACAAAGATTTGActtctatttaattttaattggaacCGAATAATTAGGAAACGAAAGACATATACTATATAACATGTCACAAGAAATACATGTCTTAGGGTCCAATTTCAATTACAATTTTGCGGTAACATTCTTTTGTCATGTGGGGGTAGATAAGGGCCCCTAGTTAATAACACATTTGCTCACTCCACCAATCttgttgggaaaaaaaaaagattggtttttttcaaaaaagaattcCCCATTAATCAATAACACTAACAAATATTTGGAACTAAAACTTTTAAGATTGAAACACGTAACATGGCACAAGAAATACATGTTCTAATCCTAACTGTCTACTTCCAACTACAATTACGTGAATgcattgttttgtatttttggggaaacttaAATGTACATTTACGAGGGCAAACTTACCCAAAAATTTTGCCTCAAAAAAAGTTGTACAACGTTACCCTCTTAAATGAACTAAATAGACTCTTTCCATTTCATCATTCTCCAATTTCTCCTTATTGTGGGGGTAGGTAAGGACCCCTTAATTAATCACAGATTAGCTGAAATGGCAGTagtgtagaaaaaaaaaaccttaacaATCACTCCACCAATCTTTGAAAATCATTGAGGTCAGATTCAGATACTGTTAAAGCATAAGCAAATGGCAGAGGACTGAGACATAAGTCCAAAATTCAAGTCTTGATATCCATGATAGATTTGGTAGATGGGTGCATGGAAGAAGGTGCCCCCATTGAAAAGACTTACAGATTCCACGGAATTTTCCCCCACTATGCCTAACGGAAACCCCCCCACCCCCATATGGGCTTCTGCTGTGGGTGATAGTGATGCATTAGATCCCCACTACAAGGCAGACATATCGGAGACATGCCCTTCACTCAGCATGGTGGCGCAAGAAAGCGTGTTGCTGCCGCCAGCTGCACTGCAGAAAAATAGCTGTTTGGGCTCTTTGTGGTTGGCATGTGAGTAGTGGGATGAGATTTGTTGCGACTTTGTACCATTTGATGGACCTTGCCTGCCTTCTTTTCTCCATGCATATCAAACTTGATGTAACATATCCTTGATTTTGGTGCTATAATGATGCCCCTCTTGAATGTCATGCCCATCGAGATCAAAATTTGTCCCCGTTACGTAACAAGGATGCTACCATTGGTTTTTACTACGAGTTTTCTTATAAACTGACGTGACCGGTTTCATGAATTTACGCCTAATAGGGTGTCACTGagaattaatttattttgtttcttaagtAATTACCATATTCTAAGGTTTATAACAATCCTTTTCAATAACATTAACAGTAACCAAAGGTAATGCATCAACATCGATTAAGTTTATGAAAGAAATCGAATCATAGACTTGCAGCGTGCAAGAATTGATGTGTAATGCTAGTGCGTGTATGAACATTAAGAAAATTGAGCTATAAGAGACGGtttatctcacttttattttactttactTACTGTCAATcagttttcgattttttttttttttaaatatgatcGATTGACAGGATGATATCAACAAAATGTAATTTAAGTATGACGTATAATCTCCTCTTCCCTTCGCTGtattgaataggaaaaaaaatggtatataacatttatcaatttaaaatcATATGAGTGTGCCTTCATTAAAgttgagataaatttttttcctcaattttgACCCTCACCCAAACAAAATCTCTATTAGAGGGAAAGCCCTTTGATAATGCCAACAAAATTTCTATATGAAGCCAGTTTGTCCTTTTTAAGCATTCCCTTTGGGACACATCCCCAAGCTTCTCCAACATAAGATCCTCCCCAACTACCCTCTTATTTTAGGGGTTCTCTTCCATTAgctttttcatatatatatatattgacatatctctttaaaaaaaaataattaaaaatttatataaaaattacatactTTAAGaacatatgaaaaattaataaatgaattCGAGAAAAATGCATATGAGAATCAAATGCTTtaataatctaattaaaaaagaatgtaAAAATCACATACTTTAAAggtaaatatcaatttaatagactaaattaaaaataataaaaaatgtgtcCTATATTATATGCCATTTTTATGTTAATAATAAGAgacccttttctctctcttctatttttatttttatttatttttttatttagagtcTGGGTGATACCCCACTTCTAAAATTGGGATAAGCGATATGCTAGGCCCCATATCAGTGATTACCAGATAGTCATGCTGGTAGAAATTAATGATAACctatgaccaaaaataaaataagaataaaagtaaaaaagaaatagaccAATCATAGCCCAATGCCACATCAGTCTGAACAGTCATTGATGTAAATCCAAAGTTTGTCACTGCTTTCTAACTAGAAATGCAGTGTAAATAAGGCTGCTTTTTCTAAAGTTTAGCTTCCTTTCCTGTGGTAGCCATGGAAGAGATgtcactcttttttttctttttttctttttaatttaatttaattttaaatagatgAAATAGTACAGAGAAAACAAGCAAATACATAAAAActagagagaaaaggaaaatgataaaggaGAATCTTTTTCATTGTCAATAAATTCATCTTTAGAACATTTCGAACTGATTGTCTGGCTGAAAATATTATATTCTCTACATTTTAGCTAATAAGACTCAAAATTTCATTCCGACATattctttccaaaatttttaaaactaagGCAAACTAGGTCGACAAGAACATAGATGTCGGTTATCGGTATGGAGATCTTCCAATCACAACGTGCCAGCCGTATCGGGGTCACAAGACTCACCACCCTAATGTTGATcaatgaaatattaaaaaattgataaaattgatGAATCGCGtgtttttcaaatgtttaagGAACACAATAATTTTACATAGatagttggaaaaaaaaaattatgtccttCTAGATTAGTGATGGACACAATAAAAGTTCCACGTCTGGCCATAATAAATGTTGGCACTATGTTCATAATTGTCCCACTGCAATTGTATTTATAAACCAAATTTGAATACAATTATGACACTAcatgattaatatttttctcatcaacatatataattaagcCTTTAATAAATCAAACTTGTGGGGACTTGGAGCTAAAGCAAGTCCTAGGATGCTTGCTCAGTGAGGCCTAATCAAGACGGATTCTCAGTGGGAAAAACTGGCAGAAAATACCGTGGGAGGCTTGAGGctcacaatttttattattattattatgataaaTTATAACATAAGCTTTTTGAAGAGTATGAAAAGTGCAATAAATccaatcttttccttttttccaatGGTATTTTGGAGCAatattctccctctctcttgtgggtacaaaaaaaaaattccttctaATCATGATATACGTTTGGACCCTTTTTCTTACGTATGAAAATGGAAACAATTCCACCCCACCATCCATATTGTCATGCTGATATGATTAGGGTTTGTAGTGGTTGTTGCAATTTGTGTAGAGATTGTAGATTTGGTCGGCTCTAATCCCATAAGTCTGTTTCCACTTGATTTGAATCTATGCAGGTTTTACTTAATCAAGgaatcaattaattatttgtagACCCTCTTTTCTTACCAAAGTTTAAAAGCATTCAAATTCGGCTTGTCAAAAGTTAATTTGGCTAGTCGGGATgcaaatttgaatgaaaatatagcTGCATCCTTCTAAGTAGCTacagctcaaaaaaaaaaaaaagattttttagtTGATATTGATAGAGACGAATATTATTGAGCGGAATGTGAACATTCTAACAAAAAGTTAGAAAATagtgatattattttgaaataaatacatatatttgCGTCGTATTTTTCACCGTCTTGTCACAATCGTTAGACGAGCATATTTCGCTTAATCCCTATTTAATGGCCGCATAACTTTCCAGCCAAGAAATGGAaaacttttctctttcttattacTTGAATCCAATTTTTGTTTCATCGAAAGATATTTATATTTGTCTTTTCATCTGATAGCGTTATGTTAAATAGAAACAGGCTTAATTAGGAACTCTATGATGGATTATTGTATTCACTTTAGGCGTTTTAAATTGCATTGAGAAGCGTGTTAGGGCATGACTTGGATTTGAAAGGTGCAATTAGATGAGGATAATGGCCCTGTAAAATCACCAAAATGGGGGGAGCCATGCAAATTACCATGGATTATAATTAGTCAAAGAGTGAGAGAAAAAGGGAGACAGGGAGCATATTAGGGAAAAGTCGATAAAGATAATGAGGAACAGAGAGAAAAAGGGTCGGTCCCTCCACCCACTAAACATGTTTATTATTCTACTTCATTAtaagggaaaatatatatatatatatatagagagagagagagagacgttaatgGCGATTATGATAAAGATGAAAGTCACCTAAAGTTTTGCATTATGCATGCGGCAAAACTTTAGACTGTAGAGACTTTGGTACTTCAAAGAGTGGTTCACCAAATTCTCTTAGAACTAGACGTTTTAGTCAAACTTCAATCCAACAgccctctcattttttttctcaacaaGTATATATTCTTTTTGTAAGTTGGCCCTCCATTATATCACTACTCCTCGTGATTTGCAATTTCTTAAGATTACAAATAgatattaaccattttttgttttacatttgGTAAAAATTATAAACGCCCGAAACATTCATAATATATAGTGTGAGTTTCTAGAATTTAAGattcaaatttgatttgagTCTACTTTTAAACTATTATTTGTTGATCAAAGGTGTTTGAACCTCATTTTCTACCTGTAATAGTTTTGGGGATTGGAACATTGGTGGTTACCTCACGCAAATGTTCTTATGCTCTTTTGGGATTTTAAGTTTAATGGGAAAATTATCAACAATTTATTAGGCTGAGAATATTCGGGTATGCAGTAATTATCAACCATTATTGGTAATAAGAgcatctaacaatttttttttttttttttttgtcatatgAATGATGCTATATGaactttttataaattaatgtgacagCCTACATAACACTATGTTTACAGATTGATGCAGTAATCCATGTGACAGTTACCAAGTCAGCTACTAAAAGACGGCTTGCCACGTGACAATCCACATGAGACTTGTTTTCGCAAAATATTACGGAATATCGCCTCAGTTTATaagataattataataaaaattatagtacttcTTATCTGGAGACCCACGACTAGTAGAGGAAAAATACCAAAAGATTGGGACTACTATGGTAATATTAATTTGTACCGTTTGATGAATACAATCAAGGTTCAATGTATGATCCTTTAAGGAAATTAAACCCAAAAGAAAGTGGCTCTAATTCCCAACAAAGACAACCCGGTATCAAGCATAATTTGTGTGGTGGATGTCATCAGAACCATCTTTCTAGCACATCTCGAACCCATATGGGTGGGTGTCCCAACTCACAAGCAAAGGGAAAACAACATGGTTGGGAAGAAAATTTCACCGGCAATACGGCAATGcgactacaaaacaaaaaatatctgTAAAAGCAAAACATCTTGTCAAATATGGAGTAGACAGATACAATGAATtttgggatatatatattaaaaaaaaaaaaaaaaattagggacaatataagaattttggaataatattggtcgaattgaaaaaaaactgCAAGTTtgagggtgcattgcaaaaattgaaatattggagatcgaattgaaaatcgtccCAAACTTAAAAGGTAAATTACACTTTTCCtataatgaaatttttttataattatttacccACAATCggacaaataattgtgaaaggCCTCCCATGAAAcctacttcatttttgtagttctttttttttttgtccaagcAAATTCATTTTTGTAGACTTGTGGTTGTTATTCAACATCACACTCATAGAGTAAATGCACACGAATTACTATGAGTAGAATTTGGAATTAGTTGGGAAATTGAATTCTCAGAATTACATTTACTGAGATTTGGATCTGCACCAGTGAATAGACTCatccaattattttaaaaagccTCAACAACAGGCAGCACActcagtgagagagagagagagagagagagagagagagagcccaaAAGAAAAGTACATTGATAGAAGCTAAGATCTCTGCAACCGTTAACAGAAGACACACAGACagaggaaaaaagagagaaagattaTAAATATTTGGTGGTGTggtgttcattttgttttctctgtttctttAAAGACTACCAAGGAGTGCTCTTTGTCCTGCAAAAGTGCCTCCTTAATTCGCTCTTTCAGGTGCTTCTTTTTGTCAGATCTCGATTCTCAAAGCCCAGGAATCAAGCTCCAACAAGCAACTACACTGGGGGTCTTTGCACTTCTTCGTTGTCTCCAACTCAAAGTTTCCATATTAAGAGAGTGACACTAGCTCATCTGTTTACTCTgtttttctccatttcttttcAACAGCCTTAAATTCGTTCAGATAAAGCCAATTTAATAGCATATttgagtgagtgagagagacagattGTGTGACACCTAAGGCACTGCCAGTGTTGGAATTGGCAGTCTTTTAAGAGTTTAATACACTTCAAGATTGTAACAGACGGCCAAGCCTCTCTACGAGTGGCACTCTACTTGTTCTTTCTTCAAAAGAGAAAACGAGACAAGCGCTACTactatctttcatttcaaaggaGTTAAAGGAAGCAACCGATTGCGGCCTGTCTCACATTTGTCACAAAAAGAGTACCTTCCTCACTCTGCTTTTCCCATTATAAATCCCCCCGCTAAACTCTCACTCAGACACAGACTCAGGTTTGGGTATCTTCTTTTCTGAAAAAATATTCTTGGGTATAGTTCTTGAGATGTTTCCGACTTGTTTTTATTCTACATGTTGCAGATCTATTTGTTCTGTAAGCAATGTTACCTCAGAAACAAGCAGAGGAGGCCATGGTCTCGAGCTTCAACTTGACTGAGCGTGATGACAGGGAGGAAGAGAAGGCAGAGGAGCCACGTTTTGGGCTCAAAAGCATTCTCTGGCATGGCGGTTCTGTATATGATGCATGGTTCAGCTGTGCATCCAATCAGgtactaaaacaaaaacacccgAAAACCCAACTCATAACTTGATTCATTACACTATTTTCTTCTAGTTTTATCTCAGAAAGATTGTCTcatgtttggttttttttttttttttggctttacaGGTTGCTCAAGTTCTGTTAACGCTGCCATACTCTTTCTCTCAAATGGGCATGCTTTCAGGGATTATTCTGCAGGTCTTTTATGGCCTGCTTGGAAGCTGGACTGCTTATCTCATCAGTGTTCTCTACGTCGAGTACCGAAGCcgaaaggagaaagagaaagtcgACTTCAAGAACCATGTCATCCAGGTAAAGCCTTGCAAGAAGCACACAATTTCATGCAACTGAAATTTCTCAATTTCAGTACAGAAActgaaatctttttttttttttcttttcattttctgaaTCTATGGACAGTGGTTTGAAGTGCTAGATGGTTTACTGGGTCCGTACTGGAAAGCTGCTGGGTTGGCCTTCAACTGTACCTTCCTCCTCTTCGGATCTGTTATCCAGCTTATAGCTTGTGCAAGGTCTTCTTTACTTCTTTTCCAGaaacttttcttttcaattttccttactgattttttttttttaataatttcgagagaataataaaattataaaaactgggttttaattattattatttttctttttcttttatgggtGATGATGCAGTAATATATACTACATAGATGACCATTTAGACAAGAGGACATGGACTTATATCTTTGGAGCTTGCTGTGCCACCACTGTGTTCATACCTTCCTTCCACAACTACAGAATTTGGTCCTTCCTTGGGCTGGGAATGACCACCTACACTGCTTGGTACTTGACCATTGGAGCCATTGTTAATGGCCaggtaaataaaaaaatgcttgGAAAATTAGAACaacttatattaatttaataaactgaattaaaaaaaaaatattccaatTGAAAACTTTgttcaaaattaattatgtaaattcttacaattttttcGAGGATCCATATTtaatttcactttcttttttataagaaaCTTAAAACTAAATCTATACAGTtaagaaactatatatatatatatatatctctcttGTTACTTTTCTTTAAGCACCCAAATCCGCCCTTACGTTCCCCTTCATTTGATCGAAAGCTCTCCTTTTTGGTTagtatataattttattttatttttttactgtttacaGGTTGAGGGTGTAAAACACtctggcccaaaaaaattggtTTTGTATTTCACAGGCGCCACCAATATACTGTACACTTTCGGCGGGCATGCCGTCACCGTGTAAGTTTcattaaattttcttcaaaataatcTGCAATGCTGATTTCTTTACTGAGATTCAGGGGGAAAAAggagataaaaatttattgCACGGTGGTCTTCTGTTCGAAGCTTTTGCTGGCCATTAATGGGTTTTAAAGAAAAGGACAAAATCATGAAACAAACTATTTATAAGATCCACTAGAGTCCTATATGTGATTAATTACACATTTGGAGGCTaagttaacctatataattatgccaaaaagaaatgattgaaaataaaagaatttgacttttgattgatttccaaaatatgctgtgttttttttttctttttttttgagtggTCGGAGGATGTTTACGATCCCCTCACCTTCCATTTGCTAACTTTATGCACTTGGTCTTCTACTGATCTAACATAGTTCCAG
It contains:
- the LOC132186983 gene encoding auxin transporter-like protein 1, producing MLPQKQAEEAMVSSFNLTERDDREEEKAEEPRFGLKSILWHGGSVYDAWFSCASNQVAQVLLTLPYSFSQMGMLSGIILQVFYGLLGSWTAYLISVLYVEYRSRKEKEKVDFKNHVIQWFEVLDGLLGPYWKAAGLAFNCTFLLFGSVIQLIACASNIYYIDDHLDKRTWTYIFGACCATTVFIPSFHNYRIWSFLGLGMTTYTAWYLTIGAIVNGQVEGVKHSGPKKLVLYFTGATNILYTFGGHAVTVEIMHAMWKPQKFKYIYLLATLYVFTLTLPSATAMYWAFGDQLLTHSNAFALLPRNGWRDAAVVLMLIHQFITFGFACTPLYFVWEKVIGMHDTKSIFLRALVRLPVVVPIWFLAIIFPFFGPINSAVGALLVSFTVYIIPSLAHMLTFRSASARQNAAEKLPSFLPSWTAMYVVNTFTVVWVLVVGFGFGGWASMTNFIKQVDTFGLFAKCYQCPPKAPVGTKNH